In Arvicanthis niloticus isolate mArvNil1 chromosome 4, mArvNil1.pat.X, whole genome shotgun sequence, a single window of DNA contains:
- the Zbtb7b gene encoding zinc finger and BTB domain-containing protein 7B, whose amino-acid sequence MGSPEDDLIGIPFPDHSSELLSCLNEQRQLGHLCDLTIRTQGLEYRTHRAVLAACSHYFKKLFTEGGGGTVMGTGGGGTTVGGAGAGVCELDFVGPEALGALLEFAYTATLTTSSANMPAVLQAAQLLEIPCVIAACMEILQGSGLEAPSPDEDDCERARQYLEAFATATATTTASTSGMPNGEDSPPQVPLLPPPPPPRPVARRSRKPRKAFLQTKGARANHLVPEAPTVLTHPLTYEEEEMAGRVGNSGVSGLGDSYSPPTGAASPAEGPLNYEGFEGEEEEEELVYAPAYGLAQSNEASLSPEELGSDEDPIDPDLMAYLSSLHQDTLAPGLDGQDKLVRKRRSQMPQECPVCHKIIHGAGKLPRHMRTHTGEKPFACEVCGVRFTRNDKLKIHMRKHTGERPYSCPHCPARFLHSYDLKNHMHLHTGDRPYECHLCHKAFAKEDHLQRHLKGQNCLEVRTRRRRKDDAPPHYPPPSTTTSSPAGLDLSNGHLDTFHLSLARFWEQSASTGPPVTTQGPPEEEEEEGTPTTPQAEGAMESS is encoded by the exons ATGGGGAGCCCCGAGGATGACCTGATTGGAATTCCATTCCCAGACCACAGCAGTGAGCTCCTGAGCTGCCTGAACGAGCAGCGCCAGCTGGGCCATCTGTGCGACCTCACCATCAGGACGCAGGGTCTTGAGTACCGCACCCACAGGGCTGTGCTGGCTGCCTGTAGCCACTACTTCAAGAAGCTCTTTACGGAAGGGGGAGGGGGTACTGTTATGGGAACAGGGGGTGGTGGGACAACTGTTGGGGGAGCAGGGGCCGGTGTGTGTGAGTTGGACTTTGTAGGACCAGAGGCCCTAGGTGCCCTACTTGAGTTTGCCTACACAGCCACACTGACCACCAGCAGCGCCAACATGCCTGCCGTACTTCAAGCTGCACAGCTACTGGAAATCCCTTGTGTCATTGCTGCTTGCATGGAGATTCTACAAGGCAGTGGGCTAGAAGCCCCCAGCCCAGATGAGGATGATTGTGAGAGAGCCCGACAGTACCTGGAGGCTtttgccactgccactgccaccaccacagcCTCAACCTCAGGAATGCCCAATGGTGAAGACAGCCCTCCACAGGTGCCCCTCCTACCACCACCGCCGCCACCTCGACCTGTTGCCCGCCGCAGCCGCAAACCCCGGAAAGCTTTTCTTCAAACCAAAGGGGCCCGAGCAAACCATCTGGTCCCTGAGGCGCCCACAGTTCTCACCCACCCCTTGACCTACGAAGAAGAAGAGATGGCTGGTAGAGTGGGTAACAGTGGGGTCAGTGGGCTTGGAGATAGCTATAGTCCTCCCACAGGTGCCGCCTCACCTGCTGAGGGGCCCCTGAACTATGAAGGCTTTGaaggtgaggaagaagaggaggagctggtaTATGCCCCAGCCTATGGGCTAGCACAGAGTAATGAGGCCTCGCTATCACCAGAGGAGCTGGGCTCAGATGAAGATCCCATTGATCCTGACCTGATGGCTTACCTAAGTTCGCTGCACCAGGATACCCTGGCACCAGGCCTGGATGGCCAAGACAAGCTGGTGCGTAAACGCCGTTCACAGATGCCCCAAGAGTGCCCAGTCTGTCACAAGATAATCCATGGGGCAGGCAAACTGCCTCGACACATGAGGACCCATACTGGTGAGAAGCCCTTTGCCTGTGAGGTCTGCGGCGTCCGCTTCACCAG GAATGACAAGCTGAAGATCCACATGCGGAAGCACACAGGAGAACGTCCCTACTCGTGCCCACACTGCCCAGCCCGTTTCCTGCATAGCTACGACCTCAAGAaccacatgcacctgcacactgGGGACCGGCCCTATGAGTGCCACCTGTGCCACAAGGCTTTCGCCAAGGAGGACCACCTGCAGCGCCATCTCAAGGGTCAGAACTGCCTGGAGGTGCGCACCCGGAGGCGCCGCAAGGATGATGCACCGCCTCACTACCCACCGCCCTCGACCACCACCTCATCCCCTGCTGGCCTTGACCTCTCCAATGGCCACCTGGACACGTTCCACCTCTCTCTGGCTCGATTCTGGGAGCAGTCGGCCTCCACGGGACCTCCAGTCACTACACAAGGGCcccctgaggaggaggaggaggaagggacacCTACCACACCACAGGCCGAAGGTGCCATGGAGTCCTCTTAA